One Pagrus major chromosome 11, Pma_NU_1.0 genomic region harbors:
- the LOC141004434 gene encoding proproteinase E-like: protein MMQTLTLLLLLQAAYVFGCGTPAVQPNTNNRVVNGEDARAHSWPWQISLQVKHGSRWHHTCGGTLVGPRWVLTAGHCIWPGDVYRVVLGEYDMTLQEGTEQIRDVLRIIVHPNWDIDFVADGNDLTLLKLDKSPIMNDNVGVACLPAAGEILTHGTSCYISGWGNLYTHGPMPDKLQQALLPVVEHNVCSRSDWWGTTVKSTMICAGGDIVSGCNGDSGGPLNCLGQDGRWYIHGVTSFVSSRVCNEVKKPTVFTRLSAFTDWLSDVMLHY from the exons ATGATGCAGACACTgaccctcctcctgctgcttcaggCAGCATATG TTTTTGGATGTGGTACACCTGCTGTCCAGCCGAACACCAACAACAGGGTGGTGAATGGAGAGGATGCTCGTGCCCACAGCTGGCCATGGCAG atCTCCCTGCAGGTGAAGCACGGCAGCCGTTGGCATCACACTTGTGGAGGGACTCTGGTTGGACCTCGCTGGGTGCTGACTGCCGGACACTGCATATG GCCAGGAGATGTGTACCGTGTGGTCCTGGGAGAATATGACATGACCCTGCAGGAGGGCACTGAGCAGATCAGAGATGTTCTGCGTATCATTGTCCACCCCAACTGGGACATTGACTTTGTGGCTGATGg TAATGATCTTACCCTGCTGAAACTGGATAAGAGCCCCATTATGAATGACAACGTTGGCGTGGCTTGTCTCCCAGCGGCTGGAGAGATCCTCACCCATGGGACATCCTGTTACATCTCCGGCTGGGGCAACCTCTACA CTCACGGTCCTATGCCTGACAAGCTGCAGCAGGCCTTGCTGCCTGTGGTGGAGCACAATGTGTGCAGTCGCAGCGACTGGTGGGGCACCACCGTCAAGAGCACCATGATCTGTGCAGGAGGAGACATCGTATCTGGATGCAAT GGTGACTCTGGAGGTCCTCTGAACTGTCTGGGTCAGGATGGTAGGTGGTACATCCACGGTGTAACCAGCTTTGTTTCCTCCCGCGTGTGCAATGAGGTGAAGAAGCCCACCGTCTTCACACGCTTGTCTGCATTCACCGACTGGCTCAGTGAC GTCATGCTGCACTACTGA